A window of the Lentimicrobiaceae bacterium genome harbors these coding sequences:
- a CDS encoding fused MFS/spermidine synthase, protein MKNKNNRLLPYLVIVFFSGFSFLIYEVSWFRMLALLLGATVSASTIVLMAFMAGFGAGAFFWGKKSVTNSKLLSLLIIQMLVVGAFGIINYFLFSHLLPQLYPGLQQAGLTSSVTSALVYIIALLLLFIPAFFMGGILPVASTIIINANAEIASMMGRIYAYETMGSTLGGLITGFVLIGFLGQQSTVFIAVIINLMLAAFLFIMKLPPAIHDNDPLQQPDQKTHAKPLKKPGKTEVIAESRFIPLLATFAFGFTVIGLQVIWFRIFRIYMTNTSYTFSLIASMVILGLFAGSWFYSKKSNSSTNNSWLLIKLMIYTVLAVLAGFLIMVNLPELILFPIAGKQEAYFLRIIVIPVISALLVIIPVTFLSGYAFPLACTMHAQNYREIGSSIGSILLSNTAGSIAGPLLAAYLAIPVWGAGLSIIFFILFLLVMVFLMLRKATSVKAKGLLNITIPVAAVIIFIILIINPQIYILPPSFSRYEKEILAYKETVEGTYVVGKETSGNNTVLSTYVNNSAVIGSSYDAIKVVKMVGHLPFYSGLQCKNALVVGFGIGVTTSAIASHPEVESIDCIELVAGLKDAAHYYQGLNNNIQNDKRLKVKTGDGRHFLQSTDKKYDLISSDPTHPILGSGNLYTKEYFELCKAHLNQGGMVSQYMPLHKLLPADFLGIIKTFHSVFPNSTIWLGHYHAILLGCNGPLKIDFEQWSDNISQSVTDPYFYNNPYHVAACMVLDSAQIEKFPAGTKINTDNQPYAEFFKLSSFDAINLTANLDYLNKNRCSLNRVFYNIPDQPLMDKFIKGNQLATEGFYQDLSGNRKGFLQGLQAAAVANPEDEEYPFLIRFNFGR, encoded by the coding sequence ATGAAGAATAAAAACAACCGCCTGCTCCCCTATTTGGTCATCGTATTTTTTTCAGGGTTTAGCTTTCTCATATATGAGGTCAGCTGGTTCAGAATGCTTGCTTTACTGCTTGGCGCAACGGTTTCGGCCTCAACTATTGTCTTGATGGCATTTATGGCCGGATTTGGTGCAGGTGCCTTCTTCTGGGGTAAAAAATCAGTAACAAATTCAAAGCTGCTTTCGTTACTTATCATACAAATGCTGGTAGTTGGCGCCTTCGGAATTATCAATTACTTTCTGTTCAGCCATTTGCTGCCCCAACTTTACCCTGGATTACAACAGGCAGGCCTTACTTCGTCGGTTACAAGTGCGCTGGTATATATCATTGCCTTGCTGCTTCTTTTTATTCCGGCATTTTTCATGGGAGGTATTTTGCCGGTGGCTTCCACCATTATAATCAACGCTAATGCTGAGATAGCCAGCATGATGGGGCGCATTTATGCCTATGAAACCATGGGAAGCACTTTGGGAGGCCTGATAACCGGCTTTGTCCTCATCGGCTTTTTGGGCCAGCAAAGCACCGTATTTATTGCAGTTATCATCAATCTTATGCTGGCTGCATTTCTTTTCATCATGAAATTGCCTCCAGCCATTCATGATAATGATCCCTTGCAGCAACCTGACCAGAAAACCCATGCAAAACCATTAAAAAAACCTGGCAAAACAGAGGTAATTGCAGAGTCCCGTTTTATACCTCTGCTGGCTACTTTCGCATTTGGATTTACAGTCATAGGCTTACAGGTCATCTGGTTCCGCATTTTCAGAATCTACATGACCAATACCAGCTATACTTTTTCGCTGATTGCATCCATGGTAATTCTTGGTTTATTTGCCGGAAGTTGGTTTTATTCTAAAAAGAGCAACTCATCGACGAACAACAGCTGGTTGCTGATTAAATTAATGATTTATACCGTTTTGGCCGTTTTGGCCGGATTCCTGATCATGGTGAATTTGCCCGAACTGATATTATTCCCCATCGCGGGCAAACAGGAAGCTTATTTTCTCAGAATAATTGTAATTCCTGTCATTTCGGCCCTGTTGGTTATCATACCGGTTACTTTCCTTTCTGGTTATGCATTTCCGCTTGCCTGTACCATGCATGCGCAAAATTACCGCGAAATAGGGAGCAGCATAGGAAGTATCCTTCTTTCAAATACAGCAGGAAGCATTGCAGGTCCACTGCTCGCTGCCTACCTGGCTATACCCGTTTGGGGAGCAGGGCTTTCTATCATTTTCTTCATTCTTTTCCTGCTCGTCATGGTTTTTTTAATGTTGAGAAAAGCCACTTCTGTAAAGGCAAAAGGCCTGCTCAACATAACTATTCCTGTTGCTGCTGTTATCATCTTCATCATTCTGATAATCAATCCTCAGATTTATATTCTTCCGCCTTCCTTCTCGCGCTACGAAAAAGAAATTCTCGCTTATAAGGAAACAGTTGAAGGCACTTATGTTGTTGGAAAAGAGACTTCGGGAAACAACACGGTATTATCAACCTATGTGAACAACAGCGCCGTTATCGGATCAAGTTACGATGCCATTAAAGTTGTAAAAATGGTGGGGCATCTGCCTTTTTATAGCGGACTGCAATGCAAAAACGCCCTTGTTGTTGGGTTTGGAATCGGGGTAACCACCTCTGCCATCGCCTCACATCCCGAAGTTGAATCTATCGACTGCATTGAACTGGTTGCAGGACTCAAAGATGCTGCCCATTATTATCAGGGGCTCAATAACAACATACAGAACGACAAACGTTTAAAAGTAAAAACCGGAGACGGAAGACACTTCTTACAATCAACCGATAAAAAATACGACCTGATATCCAGCGACCCTACACACCCGATTCTGGGCTCGGGCAACTTATACACAAAGGAATATTTCGAGCTGTGCAAGGCACATCTGAATCAGGGCGGGATGGTTTCGCAATACATGCCCCTGCACAAACTACTTCCTGCCGACTTTTTGGGCATCATCAAAACGTTTCATTCTGTGTTCCCCAATTCAACTATCTGGCTGGGACATTACCACGCTATTTTACTCGGGTGCAATGGCCCTTTGAAAATTGATTTTGAGCAATGGAGTGACAATATCAGCCAATCGGTTACCGACCCATATTTTTATAATAATCCTTATCATGTAGCTGCCTGTATGGTTCTTGACAGTGCTCAGATAGAGAAATTCCCGGCAGGGACAAAAATCAATACAGACAACCAACCTTACGCGGAGTTTTTCAAGTTATCATCTTTTGACGCCATCAACCTCACAGCCAATCTTGATTACCTCAACAAAAACCGCTGCAGTTTAAATCGAGTATTTTACAACATTCCCGACCAGCCTTTGATGGATAAGTTTATCAAAGGCAATCAACTGGCTACAGAAGGCTTTTATCAGGATTTGAGCGGCAACCGCAAAGGCTTTCTGCAAGGCCTTCAGGCTGCTGCTGTTGCAAATCCAGAAGATGAAGAATATCCTTTCCTCATCAGGTTTAATTTCGGCAGGTAG
- a CDS encoding response regulator — MKKKASGTIYTPYESRAMSGSFIIGLLQNTAILLSFSMLYDNLWITRKAFQNPLFKIMVGVIIGSIGIVLMLSPWELLPGTVFDTRSVMISISGLFFGALPTLTAMAIDIAFRWTMGGDGVWMGITVILTAGLTGILWKKFRPDWSQRNSLLELLAMGTLVHMFMLACTLLLPGDLSISTLKALAIPIVIVYIPANVLLGKLMLKQLQNWQNKRIKEHLLESERRFSEILKSSNLLTLIVNTQGNITFCNQQLLEISGYQTAEIENQNWFNLFLPEQGKETIIEKFHGIIQGNEVIHFFEHDIYKKNKEKLTINWNLVKLTDIDNEVTGIACLGVNVTQRKQYELNLVKKNRIIRDHIRKYRKMNQELIEAKEKAEESERLKSAFLANMSHEIRTPMNGILGFAELLQNPDLTSEEIKEYLEIINKSGARMLNIINDLIEISKVESGLIKTQVSAVNVNEQVKFLYNFFKPEAEAKGLRIEFATELSDNNCLIASDKEKIYAILTNLLKNAIKYSNKGLIEFGYTIENEFLKFFIKDQGIGIPTYKQHAIFERFVQADYSTSSFYEGAGLGLSIAKAYVEMLGGQIYVISEEGVGSQFYFTVPYKPIPEITSNVNQTAVKEFPNQETNFLKILVVDDDEISLRLISTLVGKYTNSVTKAESGIKAIELLRNGEVFDMIFIDVRMPGLSGLDATRQIRQFNREIIIIAQTAYALVGDKELALEAGCNDYITKPLKQEVLAEIFRKYAKETT; from the coding sequence TTGAAGAAAAAGGCATCCGGGACTATTTATACACCTTATGAATCTCGCGCCATGAGTGGCTCATTTATCATTGGACTTTTACAAAATACAGCCATATTACTGTCGTTCAGTATGCTCTACGACAATTTATGGATAACACGAAAAGCTTTTCAAAACCCGCTTTTCAAAATCATGGTTGGGGTCATTATTGGGAGTATCGGCATTGTGCTGATGCTATCTCCATGGGAATTATTACCAGGAACAGTATTTGACACCCGTTCGGTAATGATAAGTATCTCCGGTTTATTCTTTGGCGCATTACCAACGTTGACTGCGATGGCTATAGACATCGCTTTCAGATGGACAATGGGAGGTGATGGCGTGTGGATGGGTATTACTGTAATTCTTACAGCCGGATTAACCGGCATTCTCTGGAAAAAATTCAGACCTGACTGGAGTCAACGTAACAGTCTGCTGGAGTTGCTTGCAATGGGAACGCTGGTTCATATGTTCATGCTGGCCTGCACTCTGTTATTGCCTGGTGATTTAAGCATTTCCACCTTAAAAGCCTTAGCGATTCCTATTGTTATCGTTTATATCCCTGCCAATGTGCTTCTCGGGAAACTCATGTTAAAGCAATTACAAAATTGGCAAAACAAAAGGATAAAAGAACATCTGCTTGAGTCAGAACGGCGGTTCTCTGAAATTTTAAAAAGCTCCAACTTACTGACACTTATTGTAAATACACAGGGAAACATTACTTTCTGTAATCAGCAACTGCTCGAAATATCTGGTTATCAAACAGCTGAAATTGAGAACCAGAACTGGTTTAACCTATTTTTACCAGAACAAGGCAAGGAAACCATCATTGAAAAATTTCACGGTATCATTCAAGGCAATGAGGTTATTCATTTTTTCGAACATGATATTTACAAAAAAAACAAAGAAAAACTCACCATTAACTGGAATCTGGTCAAGCTAACTGACATTGACAATGAAGTTACCGGAATTGCCTGCCTGGGGGTTAATGTCACCCAACGAAAGCAATATGAACTCAATCTGGTAAAAAAGAACAGAATTATCAGAGATCACATCCGCAAATACCGGAAAATGAACCAGGAGCTGATAGAAGCCAAGGAGAAAGCGGAAGAAAGTGAGCGGCTCAAATCTGCTTTTCTGGCCAATATGAGCCATGAAATACGCACACCCATGAATGGCATTCTTGGCTTTGCCGAGCTTCTTCAAAACCCCGATCTTACCAGTGAAGAGATAAAAGAGTACCTGGAAATCATCAATAAGAGTGGTGCCCGCATGCTCAACATCATCAACGACCTGATTGAAATTTCAAAAGTTGAATCGGGATTAATAAAAACACAGGTTTCAGCCGTAAATGTAAATGAACAGGTAAAATTTCTTTATAACTTTTTCAAACCGGAAGCTGAAGCAAAAGGTTTGCGAATTGAATTTGCGACAGAACTGAGTGATAACAATTGCCTGATAGCTTCCGATAAGGAAAAAATTTACGCCATACTCACCAATCTGTTAAAAAATGCCATAAAATATTCAAATAAAGGCCTGATTGAATTCGGTTATACCATTGAAAATGAATTTCTTAAATTCTTTATCAAGGACCAGGGCATTGGTATTCCAACTTATAAGCAACATGCCATATTTGAAAGATTTGTGCAGGCCGACTATTCAACTTCAAGTTTTTACGAAGGAGCCGGGTTGGGATTATCTATTGCCAAGGCTTATGTTGAAATGCTTGGAGGTCAGATTTATGTGATATCAGAGGAAGGAGTTGGCTCTCAATTTTACTTCACAGTTCCTTACAAACCAATCCCTGAGATTACGTCAAACGTAAATCAGACAGCAGTTAAAGAATTCCCAAATCAGGAAACAAATTTTCTCAAAATACTGGTAGTAGATGATGATGAAATATCTCTCAGACTTATCTCAACATTGGTTGGCAAATACACCAACTCGGTTACAAAAGCTGAAAGCGGCATAAAAGCGATTGAATTGCTTCGAAACGGTGAGGTGTTTGATATGATTTTTATTGACGTGAGAATGCCCGGTTTGAGCGGACTTGACGCGACCCGTCAAATCAGGCAATTTAACCGCGAAATCATTATCATTGCCCAAACGGCTTATGCGCTTGTTGGCGACAAGGAACTTGCCCTGGAAGCAGGTTGTAACGATTACATAACCAAACCGCTGAAGCAGGAAGTTCTGGCTGAAATTTTCAGAAAGTATGCTAAAGAAACGACATAA
- a CDS encoding alkene reductase, which translates to MKLFEPYKLGKIALKNRMVMAPMTRSRAIGNIPNQLMAEYYRQRSGAGLIITEGTAPSANGLGYPRIPGIYNDAQIEGWKKVTDAVHAAGSKIFIQLMHTGRVSHPENMEPGATIVAPSAIALQDQMWTDSKGMQPYPVPKAMSTADIQQAQQEFTDAAKNAIKAGFDGVEIHGANGYLVDQFINPASNQRNDNYGGSIANRSRFAIETARRVADAIGSDRTAIRLSPYGVFNGTIVFDDVEETYLYLAGELGKLKLAYVHIVDHASMGAPPVTETVKTGIRKAFGGVIIGSGGLDKTAAETLLTEGKAELAAFGRNYLSNPDLDHRFANNLPLQEPDFSTFYTPGEKGYTDYPFA; encoded by the coding sequence ATGAAACTATTTGAACCATATAAACTTGGAAAAATTGCATTAAAAAACCGGATGGTGATGGCTCCTATGACCCGTTCACGCGCCATCGGAAATATACCTAACCAATTAATGGCCGAATATTATCGCCAACGGTCAGGGGCCGGACTGATAATAACCGAAGGGACAGCGCCTTCAGCCAACGGACTGGGATACCCGCGTATTCCGGGAATATACAATGATGCTCAGATTGAAGGCTGGAAGAAAGTAACTGACGCTGTTCACGCAGCCGGAAGCAAGATTTTTATCCAATTGATGCATACAGGTCGCGTTTCACATCCTGAAAACATGGAGCCCGGAGCAACCATTGTGGCACCATCAGCTATTGCACTGCAAGACCAGATGTGGACAGATTCAAAAGGAATGCAACCTTACCCTGTGCCAAAAGCAATGTCAACGGCAGACATACAACAAGCACAACAAGAGTTTACTGATGCTGCCAAAAACGCCATAAAAGCCGGGTTTGATGGCGTAGAGATACATGGCGCTAACGGATATTTAGTCGACCAATTTATTAATCCTGCTTCAAACCAACGCAACGACAATTATGGGGGATCGATTGCAAACAGAAGCCGTTTTGCCATTGAAACGGCCCGAAGAGTTGCTGATGCCATTGGAAGTGACCGAACAGCCATACGGCTATCGCCATACGGTGTGTTTAACGGAACTATTGTCTTCGATGATGTTGAAGAAACTTACCTTTATCTGGCTGGTGAATTAGGCAAACTCAAGCTTGCTTATGTTCACATTGTAGATCATGCTTCTATGGGCGCTCCTCCCGTCACCGAAACAGTAAAAACCGGTATCAGAAAAGCCTTTGGAGGTGTTATAATTGGCAGCGGCGGGCTTGATAAAACTGCAGCAGAAACATTGCTCACCGAAGGGAAAGCAGAATTAGCAGCGTTTGGCCGCAATTATCTTTCAAACCCGGATCTTGACCATAGATTTGCAAATAATTTACCACTACAGGAGCCTGACTTCAGCACATTCTATACCCCCGGTGAGAAAGGATATACAGATTATCCTTTTGCTTAA
- a CDS encoding thiamine-binding protein, whose translation MKISVELSYYPLNEQFKPAIKGFIAALNTNTNLVVRTNTMATQVFGEFDEVMATIQRCMKDAFELPHSVFVMKVINADLRD comes from the coding sequence ATGAAAATCTCAGTTGAATTAAGTTATTATCCGTTAAACGAACAGTTTAAACCTGCAATCAAAGGTTTTATAGCTGCATTAAATACAAATACAAACCTGGTGGTTCGCACCAATACTATGGCTACGCAGGTTTTTGGCGAATTTGATGAGGTGATGGCAACCATTCAAAGGTGTATGAAGGATGCTTTTGAACTGCCCCATTCAGTTTTTGTGATGAAGGTGATCAACGCCGACCTCAGGGATTAA
- a CDS encoding nicotinamide mononucleotide transporter — MSDFWITFLSNLSDTTWLEALAVILGIASVWYARREHILVYPTGIVSVLVYVYICFNTRLYADAGINLFYFFMSVYGWYNWTKVGATNEILKISANTLIQQWFGVVFTFISYWSILGLIWLFNRNDTVYMHSWVPWIDSFTTAVFLNAMLLMARKKIENWTYWIIGNVVSIPMYFIKGLVFTSFQYVVFLVLAIMGLMEWRKRLLEQKSMSC, encoded by the coding sequence ATGTCTGATTTCTGGATCACTTTTCTGTCAAATTTAAGCGATACAACCTGGCTTGAAGCGCTGGCTGTAATTTTGGGAATTGCCAGTGTGTGGTATGCCCGCCGTGAACATATTCTGGTTTATCCAACCGGAATTGTAAGCGTTCTGGTATATGTTTACATTTGTTTCAATACCCGCCTTTACGCTGATGCCGGGATTAACTTATTCTATTTTTTTATGAGTGTGTATGGCTGGTACAACTGGACAAAAGTGGGTGCAACAAATGAAATCCTGAAAATTTCCGCCAATACTTTGATTCAGCAATGGTTTGGCGTTGTTTTTACTTTTATTTCCTATTGGTCTATTCTGGGCTTAATATGGTTGTTTAACCGTAACGACACCGTGTACATGCATTCATGGGTTCCATGGATTGATTCCTTTACAACTGCCGTTTTTCTGAATGCCATGTTGCTGATGGCCCGTAAAAAAATTGAAAACTGGACATACTGGATTATTGGAAATGTAGTTTCCATACCGATGTATTTCATAAAAGGTTTGGTTTTTACAAGCTTTCAATATGTGGTTTTTCTGGTGCTTGCCATCATGGGTTTAATGGAGTGGCGCAAACGGCTGCTTGAACAAAAATCAATGTCATGTTAA
- a CDS encoding ATP-binding protein, with amino-acid sequence MLKRISVTGPESTGKSWLAAGLASAFNEPWVPEFAREFLVNINRPYTFDDILFIAKAQLEDENKHAALAKEWLFCDTDFLVTTIWCKVKFGKTHPWIDKMADTHRYDHYLLCNTDLPWEADPLREHPDFRDELFKMYQAELESRHFPFSIISGKGQDRLKNALQSLQLLSF; translated from the coding sequence ATGTTAAAGCGTATTTCTGTTACGGGGCCTGAATCAACAGGTAAGTCATGGCTGGCAGCCGGCCTTGCTTCAGCTTTTAATGAGCCATGGGTGCCTGAATTTGCGCGCGAATTTCTGGTTAACATCAACCGTCCCTATACCTTTGACGATATTCTGTTCATTGCAAAAGCTCAGTTGGAGGATGAAAATAAACATGCTGCATTGGCCAAAGAATGGCTTTTTTGTGATACTGATTTTTTGGTGACCACCATCTGGTGCAAAGTGAAGTTTGGCAAAACTCATCCGTGGATAGACAAAATGGCTGATACACATCGCTACGATCATTATTTGCTCTGTAATACTGATCTTCCCTGGGAGGCTGACCCATTGCGCGAACATCCAGATTTTAGAGATGAACTTTTTAAAATGTATCAAGCTGAGCTGGAAAGCCGCCATTTTCCTTTTTCGATTATTTCCGGAAAAGGCCAGGACAGACTGAAAAATGCCCTGCAGTCACTTCAGTTATTGTCCTTTTGA
- a CDS encoding VOC family protein, producing the protein MLNKIHHIAIICTDYEVSKRFYTDILGLQIVKETYRKERKSYKLDLALNGNYVIELFSFPDPPPRVSRPEAAGLRHLAFEVDNIYDVINHLATHNIVTEPVRTDEITGKRFTFTADPDDLPIEFYEK; encoded by the coding sequence ATGCTTAACAAAATTCATCATATTGCCATTATTTGCACTGATTATGAGGTCTCCAAGCGGTTTTATACTGATATTCTCGGGCTGCAAATTGTAAAGGAGACCTATCGTAAAGAAAGGAAATCTTACAAATTGGATCTTGCGCTCAACGGGAATTATGTGATTGAGTTGTTTTCTTTTCCCGATCCGCCGCCAAGGGTATCGCGACCCGAAGCTGCCGGACTGCGGCATTTGGCATTTGAAGTTGATAATATCTATGATGTAATCAATCATCTGGCAACACACAATATTGTTACTGAACCTGTCAGAACAGATGAAATTACTGGCAAACGGTTTACATTCACCGCTGATCCCGACGACCTGCCGATAGAATTTTACGAGAAATGA
- a CDS encoding NADH:flavin oxidoreductase/NADH oxidase — MPKLFSPLRIKDVTFRNRIGISPMCMYSAIDGFANDWHLVHLGSRATGGAALIIQEATAVSPEGRISPGDLGLYLDEQIEMLQRINSFIHQQGAVAGVQLAHAGRKAGCARSWDGGKQLAKEDGGWTTVAPSALPFLPDDMAPLALDEAGIRKVILDFKMAASRSLKAGFKVLEIHAAHGYLIHQFLSPLSNVRTDNYGGSFENRIRLLLEVVAAIREVWPSQLPLFVRLSATDWVDGGWSVDETVQLSGILKQQGVDLIDASSGGMVAHAKIPLSPGYQVPFAERIKNETGILTGAVGLITQARQAEEILQMNQADLILIGRESLRNPNFVLNAAKILGVDVDWPLPYLRAK; from the coding sequence ATGCCGAAACTTTTTTCACCGCTCAGGATAAAGGATGTAACTTTCAGAAACAGGATAGGCATTTCGCCCATGTGCATGTATTCAGCCATTGATGGTTTTGCCAACGACTGGCATTTGGTTCACCTCGGAAGCCGTGCAACCGGCGGTGCTGCATTGATTATACAGGAGGCAACAGCCGTTTCACCTGAGGGGCGGATTTCTCCCGGAGATCTGGGGCTTTATCTTGATGAGCAGATTGAAATGTTGCAACGTATCAACAGCTTTATTCATCAGCAAGGAGCTGTGGCCGGAGTCCAGCTCGCCCATGCCGGGCGCAAAGCCGGATGTGCCCGCTCGTGGGATGGTGGAAAACAACTGGCAAAAGAGGATGGAGGCTGGACTACGGTGGCTCCTTCTGCTCTGCCTTTTTTGCCTGACGACATGGCGCCTTTGGCTCTGGATGAAGCAGGAATACGAAAAGTGATTCTTGATTTTAAAATGGCCGCTTCCCGTTCGCTTAAAGCAGGCTTCAAAGTGTTGGAGATTCATGCAGCCCACGGTTATCTCATTCATCAGTTTTTGTCGCCCCTGAGCAATGTGCGAACTGATAATTATGGTGGAAGCTTTGAAAACAGAATACGCCTGCTGCTCGAAGTTGTTGCTGCCATTCGCGAAGTGTGGCCTTCTCAACTGCCATTATTTGTGCGCTTATCGGCTACCGATTGGGTTGATGGCGGATGGAGTGTGGATGAAACGGTTCAGTTATCCGGTATTCTTAAACAACAAGGTGTTGACCTGATTGATGCATCTTCAGGGGGAATGGTTGCCCATGCAAAAATTCCGCTAAGTCCTGGTTATCAGGTTCCTTTTGCTGAACGAATAAAGAATGAAACAGGAATTTTGACAGGTGCTGTTGGCCTGATTACACAAGCCCGGCAAGCCGAAGAAATTCTGCAAATGAATCAGGCCGATTTAATACTTATTGGGCGGGAATCTCTCAGAAATCCGAATTTTGTTTTAAATGCTGCAAAAATACTGGGAGTTGATGTAGATTGGCCCCTGCCTTATCTGCGGGCAAAATAA